From a region of the Apibacter sp. B3706 genome:
- a CDS encoding DUF1015 domain-containing protein — translation MLSFKPFKGIHAKEEDIKDFPMYSPDIYSDEQIRMKLRGKTPSYIDLIKPIFFKGESPLENRLKKIRKRYEDYVKDNLLDHDPASFYIYEQKKKSGETFRGVIGLISVDDFKGKNIKVPSPTNETKVNGFTQFLDTTYLQTNPILLCYESNSKIEILMDLEMKSKPFIHFVDEMEVSHRLWKIDNRLKLSQFKDVVSNLPSLYLADGYYRLMGAIKHSDKIKDKSKTKNFLFDQNHQVLSLLVSGQNLKIIEYNRLIKSLNGLTKKDIFSKLEEHFTINYKGKEPYFPSHKHHISMYMDGEFFGLYIKHEFRGMKEGLGTIDTYLFNTFILERIFNIMDSKQEMNLVSYIKGSNGIEGIKKIKEEVDTGDFTIGFGFYPPSFSDLQKVLELGEKLPDKITYIEPKFPTGMIMVNMK, via the coding sequence ATGTTAAGTTTTAAACCTTTTAAAGGAATACATGCTAAAGAGGAAGATATCAAAGATTTTCCCATGTATTCGCCGGATATATATTCTGATGAGCAAATAAGAATGAAACTAAGAGGCAAAACTCCTTCTTATATCGATCTTATTAAACCGATTTTTTTCAAAGGAGAAAGTCCTTTGGAAAATCGTTTAAAAAAGATAAGAAAAAGGTATGAGGATTATGTGAAAGACAATTTGCTTGATCATGATCCTGCCTCATTTTATATTTATGAGCAGAAAAAAAAGTCCGGAGAAACCTTTAGAGGAGTTATAGGATTAATCTCTGTGGATGATTTTAAAGGAAAAAATATAAAAGTACCTTCACCTACTAATGAAACGAAAGTCAATGGATTTACCCAATTTTTAGATACCACCTATTTGCAAACTAATCCGATATTACTTTGTTATGAATCCAATTCCAAAATAGAGATATTAATGGATTTAGAAATGAAAAGTAAACCGTTTATCCATTTTGTGGATGAAATGGAGGTTTCACATAGATTATGGAAAATAGATAACCGATTAAAGTTATCACAATTTAAAGACGTTGTTTCCAATTTGCCGTCTTTATATTTAGCCGATGGATATTACCGGTTGATGGGAGCTATAAAACACTCAGACAAGATTAAAGATAAGAGTAAAACTAAAAATTTCTTATTTGACCAAAACCATCAAGTATTATCTTTATTAGTTTCAGGTCAAAACTTAAAAATTATAGAATATAATAGATTAATAAAATCACTAAACGGGTTAACAAAAAAAGATATTTTCTCAAAACTGGAAGAACATTTTACTATTAATTATAAAGGAAAAGAACCCTATTTTCCCTCACATAAACATCATATAAGCATGTACATGGACGGAGAGTTTTTTGGTTTATACATTAAACATGAATTTAGGGGAATGAAGGAAGGATTAGGTACTATTGATACGTATTTATTTAATACCTTTATCTTAGAAAGGATTTTTAATATAATGGATTCCAAGCAAGAAATGAATTTAGTATCTTATATAAAAGGATCCAACGGTATTGAAGGGATAAAAAAAATAAAAGAAGAAGTAGATACGGGTGATTTTACTATAGGATTTGGTTTTTATCCTCCTTCATTTTCCGACTTACAAAAAGTATTGGAATTAGGAGAAAAATTACCCGATAAAATCACCTATATTGAACCTAAATTTCCTACGGGTATGATTATGGTAAACATGAAATAA
- a CDS encoding DUF4230 domain-containing protein, with product MIILKFLKKYFISIVFLILGLLLFIFILRQSGKENVKSETRIINHEIQRLNKMIVIEQNYSSFKTKKYNNFNPKYFDFLNKNIVLYITAMAQVTYDMKKMKIEVDSAHKTVHILSIPDPELHVYPDVEIYNMETGFLNDFSKSELNEVMEEGKKDITKEVQKSNIQSLAKKQLISNLKELYNMVKLNNWKIIDDTPYAGQIQSMKD from the coding sequence ATGATAATCCTTAAATTTTTAAAAAAATATTTTATATCCATAGTATTTTTAATCTTAGGTTTATTACTATTTATATTTATTTTAAGACAATCGGGTAAAGAAAATGTAAAATCTGAAACCAGAATTATAAATCATGAAATTCAGCGTTTGAATAAAATGATTGTTATTGAACAAAATTATTCTTCATTTAAGACTAAAAAGTATAATAATTTTAATCCTAAATATTTTGATTTTCTAAATAAAAATATTGTATTGTACATTACTGCCATGGCTCAAGTAACGTATGATATGAAAAAGATGAAAATTGAGGTAGATTCAGCTCATAAAACAGTACATATTTTGTCAATACCCGATCCCGAATTACATGTATATCCCGATGTTGAAATTTATAATATGGAAACCGGTTTTTTAAATGATTTTTCAAAATCTGAACTTAATGAAGTAATGGAAGAAGGGAAAAAAGATATAACTAAAGAAGTTCAAAAATCTAATATACAATCTTTAGCTAAAAAACAGTTAATTTCCAATCTGAAAGAATTGTATAACATGGTAAAACTAAATAATTGGAAAATTATTGATGACACCCCTTATGCCGGTCAAATACAATCAATGAAAGATTAA
- a CDS encoding bifunctional response regulator/alkaline phosphatase family protein, protein MGKKILWIDDEIELLEPHIIFLKNKGYEVIYVNNAAEALELIPINNFDAVLLDENMPGIGGLEALQKIKEIKSNLPVIMVTKNEAEDIMEEAIGEKITDYILKPVNPNQVLISLKKILKSDEIIEKKTVQNYQQEFRKISMDLMYAQSYEDWIQLYLKLIQWDISFDKLSDVEMSAILSNQKDEANSLFAKFIENNYHDWLHSEQKPIMSHTAFNDVVRPVINKHKKVLLLMIDNLRYDQWKIIEPLFSKYFNSVTEKSYFSILPSATQYARNSFFAGLLPLEIEKKFPQYWIGENDEEHKNQYESELLTAQLQRLGLKNIRNKYFKILNAEFEKKISDEFKHHSSNADFITIVYNFIDILSHAKTNNNIVNELIRDDKTFRSLTYTWFENSSLLKIIQSAAEEGFKLIITTDHGTIYVKKPSKVIGDKESSTNLRYKLGKNLQYDEKDVFAVSDPEDYFLPKVNLNSKYIFAKENKFFAYPKNYNHYVNYYKDTYQHGGISLEEMIIPIAVLE, encoded by the coding sequence ATGGGTAAAAAAATATTATGGATTGATGACGAAATAGAACTTTTGGAACCTCATATAATTTTTTTAAAAAACAAAGGATATGAGGTTATTTATGTCAACAATGCAGCTGAGGCCTTAGAACTGATTCCCATAAACAATTTTGACGCAGTTCTGCTTGATGAAAATATGCCCGGTATTGGCGGTTTAGAAGCTCTACAAAAGATAAAGGAAATAAAATCGAATTTACCTGTAATTATGGTAACGAAAAATGAAGCTGAAGATATTATGGAAGAAGCCATAGGCGAAAAAATCACAGATTATATCCTTAAGCCTGTTAATCCCAATCAAGTATTAATAAGTTTAAAGAAAATACTTAAAAGTGATGAGATAATCGAGAAAAAAACGGTTCAAAATTATCAACAGGAATTTCGAAAGATTTCAATGGACTTAATGTATGCTCAATCGTATGAAGATTGGATTCAACTTTATTTAAAACTTATTCAATGGGATATTAGTTTTGATAAACTTTCCGATGTTGAAATGAGTGCTATTTTAAGCAATCAAAAGGATGAAGCAAATAGTTTGTTTGCAAAGTTTATAGAAAATAATTATCATGATTGGTTGCATTCTGAACAAAAACCGATCATGTCTCATACTGCATTCAATGATGTCGTTAGACCGGTTATTAACAAACATAAAAAGGTTTTGCTCTTAATGATCGATAATTTGCGTTATGATCAATGGAAAATTATTGAACCATTATTTTCTAAGTATTTTAATTCTGTAACTGAGAAATCCTATTTTAGCATTCTTCCTTCAGCTACTCAATATGCAAGAAATTCTTTTTTTGCCGGATTACTACCTTTAGAGATTGAAAAAAAATTTCCTCAATATTGGATAGGCGAGAATGATGAAGAACATAAAAATCAATATGAGAGTGAATTATTAACAGCTCAGCTTCAGCGTTTAGGGCTAAAAAATATTAGAAATAAATATTTTAAAATTTTAAATGCTGAATTTGAGAAAAAAATTTCAGATGAATTTAAACATCACAGCAGTAATGCAGATTTTATCACTATCGTTTATAACTTTATAGATATTCTTTCTCACGCGAAAACCAACAATAATATTGTCAATGAGTTAATCAGGGATGACAAAACATTCCGATCCTTGACTTATACTTGGTTTGAAAATTCAAGCTTATTAAAAATAATTCAATCCGCCGCGGAAGAAGGGTTTAAATTGATCATTACAACCGATCATGGTACCATTTATGTGAAAAAACCTAGTAAAGTAATTGGCGATAAAGAATCATCCACCAATCTTAGATATAAATTAGGAAAAAACTTACAATATGATGAAAAAGATGTTTTTGCCGTGAGTGATCCTGAGGATTATTTTTTACCAAAAGTTAATTTAAACTCAAAATATATTTTTGCTAAAGAAAACAAATTTTTTGCTTATCCAAAAAATTATAACCATTATGTTAATTACTATAAAGATACCTACCAGCATGGTGGGATTTCACTTGAGGAAATGATTATTCCTATAGCTGTTTTGGAATAA